TTCCTGCTGACGCCGTCCCTGAAATCCCTGTTCAGCTACGGGGTGCTGATCGTGGTTCTGCTGCTGCGCCCGCAGGGGCTGTTGGGGAAACGGTCATGATCGGCCTTGCGGGATTGGGGCTTTCGGGAGTGACCGGCCGCGGGTTGGCCCTGCTGGCCCTGACGGCGCTGGGGCTGGCGGTGGCCCCCCTCGTCGCCGACCGCTATCTGGTGTCGGTTCTGACCACGGTGCTGTGGTTCGCCTATGTCGGGCAGGCCTGGAACGTGATGATGGGCTTTTCCGGCCTGCTGTCGCTGGGCCATGCGCTGTATGTGGGGCTGGGCGCCTATGTCAGCGCCGCGCTGTTCGTCCATTTCGGCATCGGCCCGTGGGCCGGCATGATCCTGGCGATGCTGGTCGCGGTGGCGGCCGGCTGCATCATCGGCTTCCTGGGCTTCCGGTTCGGGGTGAAGGGCGTGCATTTCGCCCTGCTGACCATCGCCTTCGCCGAGGTGGCGCGCATCGGCTTCGACCACATCGGCTGGGTCGGCGGCTCCGGCGGCTTCTTCCTGCCGGTGGAGGCGGGGGCGAGCGATCCGCTGAACCTGCGCGGTTCGCCCCTGCTGTTCTACTATGTGGCGCTGGCGCTGGTGATCGGCGCGCTGGTCCTGTCGCGCCTGCTGCTGCACAGCCGGCTCGGCTATCAATGGCTGGCGGTGCGGGAGGAGCCGGACGCGGCGGAGGCGTCGGGCGTCGACCTGTTCCGCGCCCGCATGACCGCGGTGGCGGTGTCGGCCGCCCTGACCGCGCTGGGCGGGGTGTTCCAGGCCTTCTACTTCAACAACCTGTTCCCGGAGCAGGTCTTCTCCATGGGCCGCTCCATCGAGATC
The sequence above is drawn from the Azospirillum lipoferum 4B genome and encodes:
- a CDS encoding branched-chain amino acid ABC transporter permease: MIGLAGLGLSGVTGRGLALLALTALGLAVAPLVADRYLVSVLTTVLWFAYVGQAWNVMMGFSGLLSLGHALYVGLGAYVSAALFVHFGIGPWAGMILAMLVAVAAGCIIGFLGFRFGVKGVHFALLTIAFAEVARIGFDHIGWVGGSGGFFLPVEAGASDPLNLRGSPLLFYYVALALVIGALVLSRLLLHSRLGYQWLAVREEPDAAEASGVDLFRARMTAVAVSAALTALGGVFQAFYFNNLFPEQVFSMGRSIEIILPAIVGGIGTLVGPILGAFILTPLGELLTFLIEAGGLDLPGLKQLFYGVALVVIVVFRPEGVWPWLARRLRLVRQPGEGA